The Myxococcales bacterium genomic sequence GCAGGTGGTGCAGCGCGCCCGCAAGCCCGGCTTGACGCTGCCGCTGCTTGAGGTGTGCCGGCTGCAAGACGTGTTGGCGGAAATTGTCACGGGCGGTGCGGCGGCGGCCCGCGGGCAAGGGCCCTTGCCCGAAATCGCTCGCGCGTGCGCGCTGCTGGCGTCCGACGTAGACCAGTCGGTGGATTTGGCAGACCTGGCGCGAGAAATGGGCATGAGCTACGAAACTTTTCGCAAGAAATTCGTGCAAGTTGTGGGCGTGCCCCCGGCCCGATACCGCAGCGCGCGATTACTGGAACGGGCGTGCGAGCTGATTCGTCATGGCCACATGACTGACAAGGAAATCGCACTTGAGCTGGGATTCTGCGACGAATTTCATTTTTCGCGGCGCTTCAAACAGATCATTGGCGTGCCCCCTCGCAGCTACCGCCGCAAAATGTCGCGAACGGCCTAAGCGCGGATAGCTCGGGGCGCGCGACCAAAACGCACAAGTCTTTGCCCAAGCCCGCCATGCCCCCGCCCGCCCAAGGCGCGCATGCTTGACGGCAGGGGGATCGCCATGAACATGGAGCACGCGCAGCCGATCACATCATTGGGCAAGGCCTTGGACACAAGCCCCGAGCGTTTTGGACCAATGCGCCGATCAGACGACATCGCCGCCGACACCGTGGCGCTTCAGGCGCGCATGAAGCAAGACGGATACCTGCTGCTGAGCAACTTGTTGGATCGCAACGAAGTGTTGGCCGCGCGCGGTCCGATCGTGCAAGCGCTGGCCGACGAAGCGCAGCTTGAACCCGGCACCAACATCGACGAGGCCGTGGCCCGGCGTGGTACGGACCTTTACTTTCGCCCCGATATGGCGGCGCAAAACGCGGCGCTCAAGCATCTGCTCTACAACCCAGAAGGCCGCATGATGCGCTTTTTTGAGGGCTTCTTGGGCGGGCAAGTTCGGCATTTTGATTTTACATGGTTGCGCTGCGTGGCCCCGGGAAAAGGCACGCCCCCCCATTGCGACATTGTGTACATGGGCCGCGGCACGCACAGGCTTTACACCGCGTGGACGCCGCTCGGCGATGTGGATCTCGACATGGGCGGTGTGATGGTGCTTGAAGGCTCGCATTTGAACGAGCGGTTGCGCAATGGCTACGGCCAACGCGACGTGGATACCTATTGCAGCAACAAACCCGACGACGATTCGCGCTCAGCGCGCGGGCTTAACGGATGGCTCTCTGACGATCCGGTGAACCTGCAACGCGGGTTCAAGGGCCGCTGGCTCACAAGCCCATTCGCGACCGGTGACGTGCTGATCTTCGATATGTTTCTCGTGCATGGGGGCCTCGACAACCGAAGCCAAAGCTTTCGATTGTCATCCGACAGCCGCTATCAGCTGGCTTGCCAGCCCGTGGACGAACGTTGGGTAGGTGCCGATCCCCCCGGACATGGGCCCGCCAGCAAACGCGGGAAGATCTGCTGATGTTGCAGGCGCGATCAGGCGCCGCACGCGTCAGCAAAACGCTGGCGCTGGCGCTGCATCTGCCACACGGCCACGTCCCACATGTTCACGATCGGCGCTTGTGTGTAGGGCATGAGCATCTCATAAGGTGGCGGTCCAAACTCGGGCGTCAGCGTGGAGGTCGTGGCCCCACGTGCGGCTTGCCGCTGCCAAATTCGCGACCACCAATTTTCGTGGGCCTGAACGTGGGCCTGCCACTGCGGGGCGCGCGGATCGTACACCTGCGGCCCCTGCTCATGCCCCACGCGCGCGTGAATGTGCACGGCGTGCTCAATTGCCAAATCGAACGCCGCCTTCTGATCAAACGGCAACCGCTCACACACATTCACCCAATGGCTGAAGTCTGCCGTGATCTTCAGATCGGCAAACGCGCGCAACATGGCCAGCGTGTCGCGCGGGTTAAACAACACGCGCCCGCGGTGGGTTTCGTGGGCCACCAGCAATCCCAGGTCGCGTTCAATCGCCAAAGCTTCACGAAAAAACGCCTTGGCTTCTTCGGCCTCCCAACAGTCAACGCCGCTGTGGGCGTTCACGAAGCGCGGACGCACCTGCGCCGCCACCTCCATCTGCGCGCGAAACGACCGCACGTGGTCTTGCACGCTGCCGCCCGGTTCGGGAAAACATGTGACCACTTGAAACACACAGTCGAGGCCATACTCAAGGCAAAGCTCACGGTAAACGTGCGCTTCCATGCCCGCAGGCAGCATGCCCTCCACGCCGTCGTAACCGGCGCCTTTGATCCGCGTCAGCAGCGAGGGCGTCACCGCATCCAAACCCCACAAATGCCTCATGACTTGCAATTTCATACAGCTGCCATGATGGGCGCCGCGGCTTGCGAAGGCCATGTGCCCGCTGGTGGGCGGCATGGACAATCTGGTCAAATGCGAAAGCGGCCATCGAGGCCAAGAAGTGGCACAGCATGAGCGCTTTGTTTGCGGTGTTGTTTCACGGCATTGGCGGCCTGGCCGCCGGCAGTTTCTACGTGCCTTTTCGTCGCGTACGCGGGTGGTCGTGGGAAAGCTATTGGCTGGTCAATGGCGTGTTCGCGTGGCTGTTGATGCCGTGGCTGGTGGTGCTGGCCATGGTGCCGCATTGGGAGCGGCTTATGCAATCGGCGTCCGAGAATGTAATCCTCTCCTGCTTTGGCTTTGGCTTGTTGTGGGGCATTGGCGGCCTGACCTTCGGCATGACCATGCGCTACCTAGGCGTGTCTTTGGGCATGGCGGTGGCCTTGGGCTTCTGTGCGGCCTTCGGCACCTTGGTGCCCATGCTGCAGCAAGGGCAGTTGGGATTTCTGGTCACGCAAGCTTCGGGCTTGGCCACGTTGGGCGGGGTGGCCTTGTGTGTGGTTGGCATCGCGTTGTGCGGACAAGCCGGCATGCTGAAAGAGCGCGAGCTATCGCCCTCACAACAGCGGGCCACGGTGGCCGAGTTTCATTTGGGGCGCGGCTTGCTGGTGGCGGTGGTGTCGGGGCTACTGAGCGCGTGTTTCGCCTTCGGCCTAGCGGCTGGCAAACCGCTGGCGTCCTTGGCGCTGGCCGAAGGAACGCCAAATTTGTGGCAGAACAGCGTCGCGTTCGTGTTCATCATGGGCGGAGGCTTCACCACGAACTTGCTGTGGTGCACGTTCTTGCATGCGCGCAACCGCAGCAGCGGCGATTACGTTGACACCCAAAAGCCGCTGGCGAACAACTACCTATTTTCGGGAATGGCAGGGGTTATTTGGTACAGCCAATTCATGTTCTATGGATTTGGCTCCACCTACTTGGGCACCTACGACTTCGCCGGCTGGACGCTGCACATGGCGTTCATCATCGTATTCTCCACCCTGTGGGGCTTGCAACTTGGCGAGTGGCAGGGATGTGGTCGCCCGGCAGCCAGCTTAGGGCGCAAGGCGGCTTACGTTAGTTGACAGAACATATTTTATCGGGCTTTCTGACTCGACGCGTTGTCTCCTTTAAACTTCCTATCCACTTTACCTGCGGCAATGGCCTCCGTAGAGGCCAAGGCTACAAGCAAAACTGCGACGATGTTTGAGCGCACCCGCTCAAACTAACATTCGCTAGGGCACGGTGCACATCGACAAGTTGAACTTGTTCGGTGTGGCGCCGGTGAGGTTTCCGCAAGCCGAGATTCCGCCTTGTGGATCGCCCGCTTGGCAGGTGTTGATATTTGGGTAGTTGCGGCTAACCGTTCCTGAGGTGCTTCCGCAGTTGACGGTCTGGGTCTTGATGGCAGCGTCTTGCAAAGTGTTGCCCACCGCGTTCAAGGTCTGACCCTTGTTGTCGGTGATGGCCATTTGTACGCCTGCGCCCTTGTTGGTGAGACCGGAGCCTTGGGCAGCTTGCAGAACGTTGCCGCCTGCAGAGCCCGATGTACCTAGGTCGATGGTTGAGAGGTCATAAACCGTATAGGTCCAGTTCGCTGGAGTGCCGCCAGCATTGGCGATCGTTGCCGTTGGTCCGTTTTCAACATACACGCCTGAACGAGCGCTGCCGAGAATGACGCTGTTGCGAATCTTCACGTTCGCTCCAGCCATCAAACCAACACCGTTCGCCGTGCCTGAGTTCTGGTCCCACACCGCGATGCCGTCGAACGAGTTTGCAGGTGACGCGGTGCCGAGCCCATTCAAAGTAACGTTGCTGCAGTTTCCTTGTACGGCGATAGCTGCGGGCAGAGGCGCCAAGGCTTGGTTTGCGCTGTATTGAGTGGCAACAGAAACACAAGGTAGGACGTAAATGCCAGCGGTTGTATTCCCCTTGATAACAAAGGTCCCAAGAGAGCCTCCATTAACCAGTGGCCATGAAGCTACGCCGGTTGCAGTAACCTGGCCACGATCCGTTACCACGATTCCGTAAGTGTTGTTCGACAACGATATGGCGTCAGGTCCGGGCCCAGCGTTCAATGTGATTTTTCCGTTGTGCAAAACGTGGATGGCACCGTTGCCGCCTGCGCCTGAGACACTCAGCCCACCTTGAACTGTCAACACACCCGAAGGCGTGTTTGCAACAGCCCCGTTTTTCTCCAAAAGAATCGATGTGTATCGCGTGTTCCGGATCGTGAGGTGGTCGATGACCGTTGTGTCGTCCGAGCCTTGGAAGGCGCGGATTGCATAGCTAGCTTTCGCGGCGTCGGTGGAAATATCCGCCGATTCAATGATCATCTGCGACACCCTTGAGTTTGGCGCAGCCATCGCGAAAGCGAAATTGCCTGCAGGCACCTTTATGGTTGGAACGTCCGTGCCGGCACCGCGGATGATGCGGTTCGCTGGCACAATGCGGACGCTGGCCCCGTTCATCAGCGTTTGCGCGATGCCTATGGGGAAAACTTCATTTGCGGTGGCCACAACGTTTCCTGTTGCTTTTACGTTGATCGTGGCGGTTTGGTTGCTGGCTGCCAATTGCAGCAAGGCGTACGTGATGGTCTTCCATGAGCATGTGCTGTTGCCTGTCACTCCGGCCGTGTCGGAGCCGTTTAGTGGATCAACGTAGTAGTTGCCGTCTGTAACAGTGGTGCACAGCACGCATTGGTTGTTGGTACAGATCTGACCGAACTGGCAATCCGATGCCGCGCAGCAGTTACCAGTGACACAGCTGTTGCCACCGCCGTTGGCCGCGCAACAGTAGTTTGCCGTGGGGTTCGCGCTGCATGTGGCGTTTGGTTGGCCGCAAGTAGCAGAGACACATTGGCCCTGTTTCGCGCCAGCGGCGACGTTACAGATGGTTGCTGCCCCGTAAACCGCATCACCTTGGCAAACGCTATTTGAAGCGCACGCCGTACATTTGTTGTTGGTGCACACTTTTCCTTGGTTTGCGCCAATGCAGTCGCTAGAGGTGCGGCAATCGCCAGGAACGCATGCGCCCTGTGAACAGACACTCGTGGCATTGTACTGGTTGGTGCAAGCGGCGTCTCCAGGTGCGTCCTCTGTACAAGCAGCGCAGGCGCTTTGTGCATTGCAAAGCTTTCCTACGTCGTTGCCCAAACAACCTTGCGCCGTTCGGCAACCAGGCTTGCAAGCTCCAGAAAGACAGACGTTTCCGTCGCCGTACTTGGTTGCACAGGCTGCATCATCTGTCACGTCCGTACAAGCGGCACACGAAAGAGATTTGCACAGCTGACCATTGCTGCACGTCGCATCCGTGCGACAACCAGCTTGGCAGGTTCCTGCTTTGCAAATGTCACCTGCGGTGTAGCGGGCCGAGCACGCAGCGTCGTCTGCATCGGTGCTGGCACAAGCGGCGCAAACGAGGTTTTGGCAAAGCTGGCCGTTAGTGCATGCAGCATTCGTGCGGCAGCCTATTTGGCATTTGCCTGCTGTGCAGATGTTTCCTGCGCCAAGAGCAGCCGCGCACTTGGCATCGTCGTCTACGTCGGTGCAAGCGGAGCAGACGTTGGAAACACAAAGTTGGCCATTGCTGCATTCGCTATCGGCTCGGCAGTTTGCAACCACGCAGCTGCCGCTGATGCACAAGTTGTTGTTTCCGTAACGAGCTTGGCAACGTGTGTCTGCCGTGTTGCCGCCACACGCTGCGCAGGCGCCATTTTCGCAAACGGTGCCGCCGCCGCATTGTGCGTCCGTTGCGCAAGTCCCTTGCGAACAAGCTCCCGCTGAACAGACGCTGGTTGCGCCATAGCGTGCAATACACAAAGCGTTGTCGCCTGAGGTGCAGGCCGCACAAACATTGGAAGCGTTGCAGATCTGCCCACCGGAACAGGTGGCTTGAGAACGACATCCATCTTTGCAAACACCTGCGTTGCAGATGGCTGCAGAACCGTATCGCGTGGCGCAGTCGCCGTCGTCGGCGGGGCCGGCACAGGCTGTACATTGGTTAGATTTACAAAGTTGGCCCGATTGACAATCGCCATCGGCGCGGCAATTGGCCGTTTGGCAAGCGCCAGCGATACAAAGCTTTCCCGCGCCGCAGGCTACGTCGCTGGTGCAAGCCGCGCACTTGTTGTTTGTGCACACTTGTCCGTTGCTACATTCGCTGGTGTTGCGGCATGTGGCATCAACACAGGCGCCGGCGATGCAGAGTGAACCCGCACCGTAACTGGCCTTGCATGTCGCATCGTCCGTGATGTCTGCACAAACGACACAGACTTTGCTGCGACACAGTCCATTCTTTCCGCTGACTTGGCAGGCACTGTTTTCAGCGCTGCAAGCCCCGGCCGTATCCGCACCCGCATCGGCCATCATGCCAGCGATTCCGCCCATGCCAGCGACGCCGCCCATGCCGCCCATGACGGGTGCATCGGGACCACCATCTACGCCCGGTTGTCCGCCCATCATCATCATTGCGGCCCCGCCCGTGCCACCCAAAGGCATCGCATTGCCCCCGGCGCCAACACTGGTGCCACCCGAACCGGCCCCGCCGCCTACCATATTCGTGCCACCCGTCCCAGCGCCGGCGTCAATCTCGTCGCCGATCCCTCCGCCCTTCTTGGTCGATCCCCCGCAGCTTGCAGCCAGGAAGGCGGCAAACAGGATGAAGGCTGCTTTTTGCAGCGGAACTCCACTAGGAAGGCAGAGACTTGGGCACTGGTCGGATACGGCGTTCATGCGCATGGTTTGTCCTTGAGAAAATCCTGACGCGTCAATTCGGTGGCTCCTCGGTCCTTCTTGAGCCCGGCAGCCAGCTTAGGGCGCAAGGCGGCTTACGTTAGTTGACAGAACATATTTTATCGGGCTTTCTGACTCGACGCGTTGTCTCCTTTAAACTTCCTATCCACCCGCCTTGAGGGCGTCATGATAGCGCTCGCCATCTAAGCCCTGCGTGGCTTTGACAATGGAGTCGGTGACGTCGGTTATCTCTTGCAGCTGGTGCACCTCCATATCGGGGCAGCGGCGTTCATCCGTTTGCGCTTTCGCAACGAAGCCTTGCGCTGCCAAATCACGCTCTTTCGTAGATAGAGCTTGGATGCAGGTGCGCGCACAGTGGTGGTTCGTGGCCACCAGGCCTTCGCCGCTGACGAAGCTGCCGGAACAGCCACCCGCCAACCGCACCGAGGCATGCATCACCCGCGACAGCCACGCGTCATCAGGCAAAAAATCATAGGCCGCTTTCACCTTGGCCTTGGGGAAGTTGTCGAACGTCCACATGCCTTCGTCAGCGCGCGCCAACGGGGCCCCCGAAAGGATGAAAGGGACCAAACACCACATGGCAGGGCGAAACATGCGCCGCATTGTAGCGGCTTTACCCAAAGGGCGCCTTACACCCGGTCTGGGCCGTTATAGGACGCAACACATGTCATTCGTCAAGCTGGCGCAATCCGCCGATGAGGTGCGACTTTGCTTCGCCGTCATGAAGCAACTGCGCGCGGCGTGGCGGGCTTTCGTATCTTCTATTTCGCGAGCAATGCGCATTAGGGGCGGGCGCGAAGCGGTCCGTGGGCTGCGCATAAGGGACACTTAGGCTTGAGGGCGTCGCTGGCTTGTGCCACGACGCCGCAATCAATACAATCGACGCTGATTCCGTGAAATCCAGGGTCATGCATTTCGGTGCTGGTGCGAGCCTTGCCCGCGCGCTGACCGTCGTGCATGACTTCGACGGGTAACAACGCCACATAGCGCACTTCCTCATCATGGCAGCTGGGGCATGCGGTGGGCACGGGCCAACCGTTGCAGGTGCTCAGCACTTTCGGCAATGCGCCGGCTGCGTTGCACCGAGGGCAGACCTCGCTTTTGAACACAACCTTCTTACAGTCACCGCAGCTGACCTCAAAGACGCCATCAACGAATTTCTCTCCATCGTATATCCACGTGATGGCACCCACAGGCTCGCCCGCCATCAGCGGCAGGCGGCCATCAACTAAGGCGCGGAACAAGAACCGGCTGGATTTGCACGCCGTGCAGCCTTGGGTCACCAGTTCGCTTAGGCCGGCTTCTGTCAGTGCGCCCACGCTTAGAACCGTACCTATAAGGCGCAGGGGTGTCGACTGTGCGAACGCAAACGTCAGCGTCTCAGGTCGGGAGCCAGGCCTAAATACGGGAAGATTTCGTTCGAGATTGACCCGGAAAGTTGGGTTCGCGCGACCCTACGAAGATGACGTGCCAGTTTTCAGTCCATTCGCGGTTTATGGGCATGGGCGTGTTTCCAATAGCCTTTGTGACCCTGGGGCTCCCCTGGAGCGTCTCGTGCACGGGCAACATTGGAACAGGCGGCCAAGACAACCAGCAAAGTGACAATGCGCCGGGTCAAGGTTCTGAGCCAACGCCTGGCACCCCTGGCACCCCGCCCCCCGGGGACGACAGGCCGGATCCGCTAGGGTCGTCGCCCCTCGACTGGGGCCAGGGCTGCCGCGTGCCGGCGGCGCGGATCTGGCGGCTCTCCCCGCAAGAGGCCTTCGAGACGGTCTCGGCGCTGGTTCCCGGTGGTCTCAAAGGGACGCCCGCCCCGACGCTTCGGCTGCGCCTGCCGGGGACATCGAGCAGCGACGCCCGGCAGGCAGGCGTCGCCGTGAACGCCGTCGAGGAACTGCTGGATCAAGCGGCCAAGATCGCCGACGAGATCTACGCGAGACGATCGGAGCTGCTGGAGTGTCCAAGCGGCACCCCGGAGCTGGGGTGTCTCAAGCAGCTCGCCGTTGCGCGCTTGGCACCGCGTTTGTTCCGGCGCGCCTTGACCGCCGAGGAGACATCGGCCTACGAGCAGTACGCGACCGCCGAGTACGACCGCGCCGGGGCCGCTTCGGCCTTGCGGCAGGTCCTCACCGTGATCCTGACGTCTCCACAGGCGCTCTTCCGCTGGGAGCAAGGTGATCCTCGTGACACCAAGGCGGTCGTCCCGTTGACGCCGTCCGAACGCGCGTCGGCCCTGTCGTTCTTCATCTCGGGCGCACCGCCGGACAGCGAGCTGCGTGCCGCTGCGGAGTCGGGCGCCCTCGGGGCGCCGGCGGAGGTCGAGAAGCAGGCGCGTCGCCTGCTGGCGACACCCGACGGCGCCCGCGGCATCATTCGCTTCTTTGAGGAATACGCGAACTTCGACCTCGTTCCCCAACAGGCCAAGAACTCCACGCAATTCCCGCGCTTCTCGAAGGCGATGGCCGCAGACATGGCCAGCGAGGGACGCATGCTGTTCTCCCATGTGCTGTGGGAGGGGGACGCCCGGCTGCACACGTTGCTCACGGCCGATCACTCCGTCGTCTCACCCGCTCTCGCCGGGCTCTACGGGATCCCGTCGGGCGGCTCGGGGTTCCAGCGGGTGGCGCTGCCGCCCGCACAGCGCCGCGGCTTCCTGACCCTGGCGGGGCCGATGGCCGTCCTGGCCACGGACACCGAGACGGACATCGTGCACCGAGGACTCTATTTGCGCGACGTCATCCTCTGCGAGCCGTTGCCACCGCCGCCGGTTGGGGTCGACATATTTCCGCCGCCGCCCGACCCGCGCTTGACCCACCGCGAGCGCATGAACGCCCACTCCGCAAGCCCGACCTGCCGAGCCTGCCACAACCTGATCGACCCGATGGGTTTCCTCTTCGAGAACTACGACGCCATCGGAGCCTACCGGACCGCCGACGGCGCCCGGCCGGTGGACTCGCAAGGGGAGGTCGTCACCGACGGCGGCCGGGTCCCGGTCGGCAGCGCGCTGGAGCTCTCTTCCCTGTTGGCCGGATCCCCG encodes the following:
- a CDS encoding phytanoyl-CoA dioxygenase family protein is translated as MLDGRGIAMNMEHAQPITSLGKALDTSPERFGPMRRSDDIAADTVALQARMKQDGYLLLSNLLDRNEVLAARGPIVQALADEAQLEPGTNIDEAVARRGTDLYFRPDMAAQNAALKHLLYNPEGRMMRFFEGFLGGQVRHFDFTWLRCVAPGKGTPPHCDIVYMGRGTHRLYTAWTPLGDVDLDMGGVMVLEGSHLNERLRNGYGQRDVDTYCSNKPDDDSRSARGLNGWLSDDPVNLQRGFKGRWLTSPFATGDVLIFDMFLVHGGLDNRSQSFRLSSDSRYQLACQPVDERWVGADPPGHGPASKRGKIC
- a CDS encoding AraC family transcriptional regulator, which codes for MRPGNRFRFQYSTASQLGRITEAGLIRNSQGPHEWRTLGHYALVYSLSGGAQYRDRNGIHQDIDPGDVILLFPDLPHAYGPKPGQTWSEFYLIFDGPVFDLWRAKGILDPTAPKHHAHPVDVWLRRLEQVVQRARKPGLTLPLLEVCRLQDVLAEIVTGGAAAARGQGPLPEIARACALLASDVDQSVDLADLAREMGMSYETFRKKFVQVVGVPPARYRSARLLERACELIRHGHMTDKEIALELGFCDEFHFSRRFKQIIGVPPRSYRRKMSRTA
- a CDS encoding L-rhamnose/proton symporter RhaT: MSALFAVLFHGIGGLAAGSFYVPFRRVRGWSWESYWLVNGVFAWLLMPWLVVLAMVPHWERLMQSASENVILSCFGFGLLWGIGGLTFGMTMRYLGVSLGMAVALGFCAAFGTLVPMLQQGQLGFLVTQASGLATLGGVALCVVGIALCGQAGMLKERELSPSQQRATVAEFHLGRGLLVAVVSGLLSACFAFGLAAGKPLASLALAEGTPNLWQNSVAFVFIMGGGFTTNLLWCTFLHARNRSSGDYVDTQKPLANNYLFSGMAGVIWYSQFMFYGFGSTYLGTYDFAGWTLHMAFIIVFSTLWGLQLGEWQGCGRPAASLGRKAAYVS
- a CDS encoding DUF1592 domain-containing protein, yielding MFPIAFVTLGLPWSVSCTGNIGTGGQDNQQSDNAPGQGSEPTPGTPGTPPPGDDRPDPLGSSPLDWGQGCRVPAARIWRLSPQEAFETVSALVPGGLKGTPAPTLRLRLPGTSSSDARQAGVAVNAVEELLDQAAKIADEIYARRSELLECPSGTPELGCLKQLAVARLAPRLFRRALTAEETSAYEQYATAEYDRAGAASALRQVLTVILTSPQALFRWEQGDPRDTKAVVPLTPSERASALSFFISGAPPDSELRAAAESGALGAPAEVEKQARRLLATPDGARGIIRFFEEYANFDLVPQQAKNSTQFPRFSKAMAADMASEGRMLFSHVLWEGDARLHTLLTADHSVVSPALAGLYGIPSGGSGFQRVALPPAQRRGFLTLAGPMAVLATDTETDIVHRGLYLRDVILCEPLPPPPVGVDIFPPPPDPRLTHRERMNAHSASPTCRACHNLIDPMGFLFENYDAIGAYRTADGARPVDSQGEVVTDGGRVPVGSALELSSLLAGSPRVGQCFVQHLYRYARGEPAAGDDACELKRLNAAFVASGGNIRELVVQVAVGEHFLFRSNASNQEK
- a CDS encoding TIM barrel protein, which translates into the protein MRHLWGLDAVTPSLLTRIKGAGYDGVEGMLPAGMEAHVYRELCLEYGLDCVFQVVTCFPEPGGSVQDHVRSFRAQMEVAAQVRPRFVNAHSGVDCWEAEEAKAFFREALAIERDLGLLVAHETHRGRVLFNPRDTLAMLRAFADLKITADFSHWVNVCERLPFDQKAAFDLAIEHAVHIHARVGHEQGPQVYDPRAPQWQAHVQAHENWWSRIWQRQAARGATTSTLTPEFGPPPYEMLMPYTQAPIVNMWDVAVWQMQRQRQRFADACGA
- a CDS encoding S46 family peptidase; protein product: MWCLVPFILSGAPLARADEGMWTFDNFPKAKVKAAYDFLPDDAWLSRVMHASVRLAGGCSGSFVSGEGLVATNHHCARTCIQALSTKERDLAAQGFVAKAQTDERRCPDMEVHQLQEITDVTDSIVKATQGLDGERYHDALKAGG